One part of the Mangrovibacillus cuniculi genome encodes these proteins:
- the ypjB gene encoding sporulation protein YpjB → MRRAIYPICLTILFFFLSPAYLQAKSSPNELDHLADKALTYTQFGELDKAKLTLQQFKDTFESTSILNNFMTMDQLRILTVTFDQAEQAVTAVDMDDKERIAHVKRFRLAYDATHSSYQPLWVKMEVPVMSAFKEMKAAITEGNVNLYHEYLNEFLVQYSIVQPSIQVDLASERAQEVHARVQFVDRYRQDILSDESNLLEVDKLEHDLHKLFDEMTGDETDPSFWWVMFTTGGIIVSTLSYVGFRKYRAEHTKKEPKRLHD, encoded by the coding sequence ATGCGACGAGCCATTTATCCTATATGTTTAACCATTTTATTTTTCTTTCTATCTCCTGCATATTTACAAGCGAAATCTTCACCAAATGAATTAGATCATTTAGCTGATAAAGCATTAACCTATACACAATTTGGTGAATTAGATAAAGCAAAGCTGACACTTCAACAATTTAAAGATACATTTGAATCTACTTCGATTTTGAACAATTTTATGACCATGGATCAACTAAGAATTTTAACGGTTACTTTTGATCAAGCAGAGCAAGCTGTAACTGCTGTAGACATGGACGATAAAGAAAGAATAGCGCATGTGAAACGATTCCGTTTAGCCTATGATGCTACTCATTCCTCCTATCAGCCATTATGGGTGAAAATGGAGGTGCCTGTTATGTCAGCATTTAAGGAAATGAAAGCTGCCATAACGGAAGGAAATGTTAATTTGTATCATGAATACCTAAATGAGTTTCTAGTTCAGTATTCCATTGTCCAACCTAGCATTCAAGTCGATTTAGCATCTGAAAGAGCCCAAGAAGTGCATGCAAGAGTTCAATTCGTAGATCGTTATCGTCAAGATATTTTATCTGATGAGAGCAATTTGTTAGAAGTAGACAAACTAGAGCATGACTTACACAAACTTTTTGATGAAATGACTGGAGATGAGACAGATCCTTCATTTTGGTGGGTGATGTTTACTACGGGGGGAATTATTGTTTCAACATTATCCTATGTAGGTTTCCGAAAATATCGTGCTGAACATACGAAGAAAGAACCGAAAAGGCTTCATGATTGA
- a CDS encoding YitT family protein has translation MGIKIKNVLFIMLGAAIFSFGIIHFNLQNNLAEGGFAGITLILYNLFGIPLSISNLVLNIPLFFIGWKILGTRSFIYTIIGTVSVSIFFAFFEHYQFPIPLKEDLFLAALFAGLFIGVGLGICFRYGGTTGGVDIIARLAHHYLGWSMGKTMFMFDALVIVASILTYIDYKQAMYTLVAVFVGARVIDFMQEGAYAARGAMIISNDHEAIADKIMAHMDRGVTVLTGYGSYTKEDRKVLYCVVGKNEIVKLKNIITSVDPHAFVSVSHVHDVLGEGFTLDEQKKPYDQ, from the coding sequence ATGGGAATCAAAATTAAAAATGTGCTATTTATTATGCTTGGTGCAGCAATATTTTCTTTCGGTATTATTCACTTCAATTTACAAAATAATTTGGCTGAAGGTGGCTTTGCAGGTATTACCTTAATTCTTTATAATTTATTTGGTATTCCACTGTCCATCTCAAATTTAGTGTTAAATATTCCTTTGTTCTTCATTGGTTGGAAAATCCTTGGAACTCGATCATTTATTTATACCATTATTGGTACTGTAAGTGTTTCCATCTTCTTTGCATTCTTTGAACACTATCAATTCCCTATTCCTTTAAAAGAAGACTTATTCTTAGCCGCATTATTTGCAGGGTTATTTATTGGTGTAGGTCTTGGAATCTGCTTTAGGTATGGTGGTACGACAGGCGGAGTAGATATTATCGCTCGATTAGCCCATCATTACTTAGGTTGGAGTATGGGAAAGACAATGTTTATGTTTGATGCATTAGTTATTGTTGCCTCCATATTAACGTACATAGACTATAAACAAGCTATGTATACGTTAGTAGCAGTATTTGTAGGAGCTAGGGTAATTGATTTCATGCAAGAAGGTGCGTATGCTGCTAGAGGAGCAATGATTATATCAAATGATCACGAAGCCATTGCTGACAAAATCATGGCACATATGGACCGTGGAGTCACTGTGTTAACGGGATATGGAAGCTATACAAAAGAAGACAGGAAAGTGCTTTATTGTGTAGTTGGAAAAAATGAGATTGTTAAATTAAAAAATATTATCACATCTGTTGACCCGCACGCTTTCGTATCCGTTAGTCATGTACATGATGTACTTGGTGAAGGCTTTACGCTGGATGAGCAGAAAAAACCTTATGATCAATAG
- a CDS encoding zinc metallopeptidase: MSLGATLFYFAIILIVPIWAQMKVKRTYKKYSQQAISSGITGAETARRILDDNGLYDVQVVESRGFLSDHYNPMTKTVALSSHNYHGHSVAGAAVAAHEVGHAIQDAESYAFLRFRHALVPVANIGSNASWIFILIGILSQASGMLLLGIILMAAGVLFQLITLPVEFNASSRARELVISSGILRNEEEHKAKKVLDAAALTYVAAAAVAVLELLRLVLIYVGMQNED; this comes from the coding sequence ATGAGTCTAGGTGCAACTTTGTTTTACTTTGCGATCATTCTTATTGTTCCAATTTGGGCACAAATGAAAGTGAAAAGAACGTATAAAAAGTATTCTCAACAAGCAATCTCATCAGGTATCACCGGTGCTGAAACTGCAAGAAGAATTCTTGATGACAACGGACTTTACGATGTCCAAGTAGTTGAATCAAGAGGGTTTTTATCCGATCACTACAATCCGATGACGAAGACTGTGGCACTTTCTTCTCACAACTATCATGGGCACTCAGTTGCTGGAGCAGCGGTAGCAGCACATGAAGTAGGTCACGCAATTCAAGATGCGGAATCGTATGCTTTCTTACGTTTTCGTCATGCGTTAGTACCAGTTGCAAACATCGGTTCTAATGCTTCATGGATATTCATTCTAATTGGTATCCTTTCTCAAGCTTCTGGAATGTTACTGCTTGGTATAATCCTAATGGCAGCAGGAGTGTTATTCCAATTAATTACACTTCCGGTAGAATTTAATGCATCTTCTCGTGCTAGAGAATTAGTTATTTCAAGCGGTATCCTTCGTAATGAAGAAGAACATAAAGCAAAGAAAGTTCTTGATGCAGCAGCGCTAACGTATGTTGCAGCAGCGGCAGTAGCAGTATTGGAGCTTTTACGTTTAGTACTAATTTATGTTGGTATGCAAAACGAAGATTAA
- a CDS encoding DUF1405 domain-containing protein, whose translation MSLSFLLNNRSFLWLLFFINLLGTVYGYYWYIPQLVITEPIYLVFVPDSPTASLFFSLALLGILLKRQSGLLEALAFVTLIKYGVWAVAMNGLSLIVEGDLSWQGYMLMASHGAMAIQAVIYRKRYVFRSVHLLIAGVWTLHNDVIDYVFQQFPYYRVIPIYFKEVGYFTFWLSMFCLFIGYMLVIKPRKFNR comes from the coding sequence ATGTCATTATCTTTTCTCCTAAATAACCGGTCATTTTTATGGCTCTTATTCTTCATTAACTTACTAGGAACTGTATATGGGTACTACTGGTATATTCCACAGCTAGTGATTACAGAGCCCATATATTTAGTGTTTGTACCAGATAGTCCAACAGCTTCATTATTCTTTTCATTAGCACTTCTAGGGATTCTTCTAAAACGACAATCTGGCTTGTTAGAAGCATTAGCTTTTGTCACCTTAATTAAGTATGGTGTCTGGGCTGTTGCAATGAACGGATTATCGTTGATAGTGGAAGGAGATCTTTCTTGGCAAGGATATATGTTAATGGCATCTCACGGGGCAATGGCAATTCAAGCGGTAATTTATCGTAAACGCTACGTTTTTCGTTCTGTTCACTTATTGATAGCTGGAGTTTGGACACTACATAATGATGTTATCGATTATGTGTTTCAACAGTTTCCATATTATCGTGTCATTCCGATTTATTTTAAAGAAGTAGGTTACTTTACATTTTGGTTATCCATGTTTTGTTTATTCATAGGGTATATGCTTGTTATCAAACCTAGAAAATTCAATAGGTAA